A stretch of Thermodesulforhabdus norvegica DNA encodes these proteins:
- a CDS encoding type IV pilus twitching motility protein PilT codes for MRREELDILLSKILDEYPTLSDINFTVGYPPQAEVDGVLKPAPLEIGIKELLPYHTEMIALALIGNNRRNLQNLLRQGSCDLSYAVPGKARFRVNVFYQKGNLSIVMRQLPPRVPTMEEMNLPRVLKKIAFEKNGIVFVTGATGSGKSTTLATILHEINRNFPVHVVTLEDPIEFVHQPIKATFNQRELGSDFDTYANGLRAALRQAPKVILVGEMRDRETMEIGLNAAETGHLVLTTLHTIDASHTISRLIGMFEYEEERLIRLRLAESMRWIVSQRLLPRVGGGRIAAFEIMGNNVRVREAIIHGEAEGKTFYDIMEQSKPFGWTSFDSYILDLYRSGEITEETAILYASNRAIVKRGIDAIKASRGERTTDIEGLQIDTDYSKKVIGS; via the coding sequence ATGAGACGGGAAGAGCTGGATATATTACTGTCCAAGATCCTGGACGAATATCCCACACTTTCGGATATTAACTTCACCGTGGGGTATCCTCCACAGGCTGAAGTTGACGGGGTTCTAAAGCCGGCCCCTCTGGAAATAGGCATAAAAGAGCTTTTACCCTATCATACCGAGATGATAGCGCTTGCCCTTATAGGCAACAACCGGAGAAATCTACAAAATCTCCTGCGCCAGGGTTCCTGCGATCTTTCCTATGCCGTCCCTGGAAAAGCAAGATTTCGCGTTAACGTCTTCTATCAAAAGGGTAATCTTTCAATTGTCATGCGTCAGCTTCCGCCCAGAGTTCCCACTATGGAAGAAATGAATCTCCCCAGGGTTCTCAAAAAAATCGCCTTCGAAAAAAACGGAATAGTTTTCGTAACCGGCGCAACAGGAAGCGGAAAGTCGACAACCCTCGCGACTATACTCCACGAAATAAACAGAAACTTTCCCGTACATGTGGTGACACTCGAAGATCCTATCGAATTCGTACATCAACCCATAAAAGCCACCTTTAACCAGAGGGAACTGGGGAGTGATTTCGATACCTACGCCAACGGCCTGAGGGCCGCACTTCGTCAGGCTCCGAAGGTGATCCTCGTGGGCGAAATGCGAGACCGGGAAACCATGGAAATCGGATTGAATGCAGCAGAAACGGGCCATCTGGTCCTCACCACTCTGCACACCATTGACGCCTCCCATACGATAAGCCGTCTCATAGGCATGTTTGAATACGAAGAAGAAAGGCTTATTCGACTCCGACTGGCAGAGTCCATGAGGTGGATTGTTTCCCAGAGGCTTCTTCCTCGAGTGGGGGGCGGTCGTATAGCCGCTTTTGAAATCATGGGAAATAACGTTCGTGTGCGGGAAGCCATAATCCACGGTGAAGCCGAAGGGAAAACCTTCTACGATATAATGGAGCAGAGCAAACCCTTCGGTTGGACGAGCTTTGACAGCTACATCTTGGACCTGTACCGGAGCGGTGAAATTACGGAAGAAACGGCGATCCTCTATGCCTCAAACCGGGCTATCGTTAAGAGAGGAATCGATGCCATTAAAGCCAGCCGGGGCGAGAGAACAACCGATATAGAGGGCCTTCAAATCGATACCGATTACAGCAAAAAGGTTATCGGCTCATGA
- a CDS encoding DUF4139 domain-containing protein → MRLKKTVWIFAFLISTLSGVLISYAAEIRIEKVLLSPQSATIWGTAYVTVEEDGKDPYFELTLPPQTKPDTLSLKVEQPSGLIVTDLSYELLEKRDEENLKLLAEKIKDLEKEIDLLQAEADINSRLIDTWLGWAQKADSSGNFIAVMEETGKRVKELQASRIRTIHDVELKKRELKRLKETYENLAGSVNRSWRFKCRVSSKSNYSLKPGTQLRVAYSFLFSDAGWKAVYLINGEPARDRLTLTWLAEVWQKSGIDWRDVDLMLATTEPVFNLEPPELPPWNIRPLELPPRSAGSFKLMAVPEKTELPAEAGIKHEKKSGFAVYHVGKRTVRAGTGERIMIENFSWDTDFKYLLRPYVSPWSFIRGKVSLKESVTLPGGNGLYFLDGVFVKSAPFSFHGLEKVFYFGPDRLVTGDLVLKKRETGKEGLIKEKKTYSWEWQFIIRNNHEYPVDLVLEERKPIATDERITVKIEEMTESPQSDPGNPNVWVWNINMPPHHEKILKFAVTVLTPEDMSVDPGW, encoded by the coding sequence ATGAGGTTAAAAAAGACCGTGTGGATTTTTGCTTTTTTGATCTCCACACTTTCCGGCGTGCTGATCTCTTATGCCGCCGAAATCAGGATTGAAAAAGTACTGCTCAGCCCTCAATCTGCAACGATCTGGGGTACCGCCTATGTTACAGTTGAAGAAGACGGAAAAGACCCTTACTTTGAACTCACTCTCCCACCCCAGACCAAACCCGATACGCTCAGCCTGAAGGTCGAACAGCCGTCCGGGTTGATCGTAACCGACCTTTCTTATGAGCTCCTTGAAAAGCGCGATGAGGAAAACCTTAAACTCCTGGCAGAAAAGATAAAAGACCTTGAAAAGGAAATAGACCTTCTTCAGGCCGAAGCGGATATTAACTCGAGGCTTATCGATACCTGGCTGGGATGGGCTCAAAAGGCTGATTCGTCGGGTAATTTCATTGCCGTGATGGAAGAGACGGGAAAGCGGGTAAAAGAGTTGCAGGCATCAAGGATAAGAACAATCCATGATGTGGAGTTAAAGAAAAGAGAACTCAAAAGGCTGAAAGAGACATATGAGAACCTGGCAGGGTCTGTTAACAGGAGCTGGAGGTTTAAGTGTCGAGTTTCTTCTAAGTCGAATTACTCCCTAAAACCGGGAACACAACTAAGGGTTGCGTACAGTTTTTTGTTTTCCGATGCGGGATGGAAGGCAGTTTACCTTATCAACGGAGAACCGGCTCGTGATAGACTGACCCTTACATGGCTGGCAGAAGTATGGCAGAAGTCAGGGATTGACTGGAGGGACGTGGATCTGATGCTGGCCACCACGGAACCCGTTTTTAATCTTGAACCGCCGGAACTTCCGCCCTGGAATATTCGTCCTCTTGAACTGCCGCCCAGATCGGCCGGGTCTTTCAAGTTAATGGCAGTTCCTGAAAAAACGGAATTGCCGGCAGAAGCCGGAATAAAACATGAAAAAAAATCCGGTTTTGCAGTTTACCATGTGGGAAAGCGAACCGTAAGAGCGGGTACCGGAGAACGTATAATGATAGAAAACTTCAGCTGGGATACCGATTTTAAGTACCTTCTCAGACCTTACGTATCTCCCTGGTCTTTTATTCGCGGTAAAGTTTCGTTAAAAGAGAGCGTGACCCTTCCCGGCGGCAATGGTCTCTATTTTCTCGACGGGGTTTTCGTAAAAAGCGCACCTTTCTCATTTCACGGTTTGGAAAAGGTTTTTTACTTCGGGCCGGATCGATTGGTCACGGGCGATCTGGTATTAAAGAAAAGAGAAACGGGCAAAGAGGGGCTGATAAAAGAGAAGAAAACTTACAGCTGGGAGTGGCAGTTCATAATACGAAACAATCACGAGTATCCTGTGGATCTTGTCCTCGAGGAGCGAAAGCCCATTGCAACGGACGAGCGAATTACCGTGAAAATTGAAGAAATGACCGAGTCACCTCAAAGTGATCCCGGGAATCCTAACGTGTGGGTATGGAATATCAATATGCCTCCTCATCACGAGAAAATTCTAAAATTCGCCGTTACCGTCCTGACTCCCGAAGACATGTCCGTTGATCCCGGGTGGTAG
- a CDS encoding MBL fold metallo-hydrolase, translating to MNLEELKKRVKWLGHDSICIEGSIRVYFDPYELPQGLPAADLILISHEHFDHCSPEDVKKIQKDDTVIVTDAASAKKLKGDVRIVKPGDKLEVRGAVVEVYPAYNVNKQFHPKNAGMLSFVVELDGVRYYHAGDTDHIPEMSGIKTDVAFLPVSGTYVMTAREAIEAARAIRPKVAIPMHYGAIVGSEKDAREFAEGLRGEIEVIILPKASA from the coding sequence ATGAATCTGGAAGAGTTGAAGAAAAGGGTAAAATGGTTGGGTCATGATTCCATATGCATTGAAGGAAGTATTCGCGTCTACTTTGATCCCTATGAGTTGCCCCAGGGCCTGCCTGCTGCAGACCTGATTCTCATAAGCCATGAACACTTTGATCATTGCTCTCCCGAGGATGTTAAAAAAATCCAGAAGGATGACACCGTAATCGTTACCGATGCGGCCTCGGCAAAAAAATTGAAAGGCGATGTCAGGATCGTTAAGCCGGGAGATAAACTGGAGGTCAGGGGGGCTGTCGTAGAGGTGTATCCGGCCTATAATGTGAATAAACAATTTCACCCCAAAAATGCAGGTATGCTATCTTTTGTTGTGGAGTTGGACGGTGTAAGGTATTATCATGCCGGAGATACGGATCATATTCCCGAGATGAGCGGTATCAAAACGGATGTGGCTTTTCTGCCTGTGTCGGGGACCTATGTCATGACGGCCCGTGAAGCGATAGAAGCGGCCAGAGCAATAAGGCCTAAAGTGGCCATTCCGATGCACTACGGTGCCATTGTGGGTTCTGAAAAGGATGCCCGGGAGTTTGCAGAAGGGCTCAGGGGAGAAATTGAGGTAATAATACTTCCTAAAGCTTCAGCATGA
- a CDS encoding metallophosphoesterase family protein has translation MKVCDLRGQSFRSIYAVGDIHGMAPLLEELLDLVTFDPDKDLMIFLGDYIDRGPYSREVIEILLGLVNRYPSVLCLKGNHEQMFLDFLSGADPLVYFWNGGRQTLKSYGYRERDDGSYEVFVPEEHLKFLRSLHLGVETDDYIFVHAGLRPGIPLDLQSEEDMLWIRHEFIYSMEDFGKRVVFGHTPVVEPLVMHNKIGIDTGAVYGRYLTCVKLPDEEFYRVW, from the coding sequence ATGAAGGTCTGTGACCTCAGAGGTCAATCTTTTCGCTCTATTTACGCCGTGGGCGACATACACGGCATGGCGCCGCTGCTGGAAGAGCTTCTTGATCTTGTAACCTTTGACCCTGATAAGGATCTGATGATCTTTTTGGGAGACTACATCGACAGAGGACCCTACTCCAGGGAGGTTATTGAAATTCTCTTGGGGCTTGTAAACCGGTATCCTTCGGTACTGTGCCTTAAGGGCAATCATGAACAAATGTTTCTGGACTTTCTCTCTGGAGCCGATCCGCTTGTTTATTTCTGGAACGGCGGAAGACAAACCCTTAAGAGCTACGGATACCGGGAGCGGGACGATGGATCCTACGAGGTTTTCGTGCCCGAGGAGCATCTGAAGTTTCTCAGGAGTCTTCATTTGGGTGTGGAGACGGACGATTATATCTTCGTTCACGCAGGACTCAGGCCGGGTATTCCTCTTGATCTCCAGAGTGAAGAGGACATGCTGTGGATAAGGCATGAATTTATCTACAGCATGGAGGATTTCGGAAAAAGGGTCGTTTTCGGTCATACCCCGGTGGTGGAACCGCTGGTTATGCATAACAAGATTGGTATTGACACGGGAGCGGTTTACGGAAGGTACCTGACCTGTGTGAAGTTGCCGGATGAGGAGTTTTATAGAGTATGGTGA
- a CDS encoding CRISPR-associated DxTHG motif protein: MKRILISTLGTKKHIECRYALGDWTSEPVLFLQEALIQKLCKDWTEDDRVYILCTPEAHKNNWEGRKDFGEGLKGRLGSMEIAPQVINVTIPDGKEPDENREIIQTIMDMISEDCRIFLDVSHSTRSVPLLQLVSLYCTKVVGNAEIGGIYYGPYDLLGTPEKIRQIPLEERVVPVLDLTELWKTLEFASGVLLARRAGYVEDLKLWLKTQENNEAFPESLKKSLFALCNILENIALMSYPDRQALESIENSLESFENNRGIGALYGRIVRDFLTSFRKGTPPEGFGLAEWCLSRGMVLQGCLYARNRALKTLSSLNPARSTEKDWDCFLTKVTELPELSDLDFSGPLTPAHIGVAGEVIKEGFKTLLFHRDRLRNNPVKEELAQIWSRAIRNFQMKNIPEDCRKFLEENEAATRRLARKYVNLITLIKGMLQDTESRRSEKSPGEFTELCRKAIRELEEALEHFTKPLDLKATTRDQRTCLRESGR, encoded by the coding sequence ATGAAAAGGATATTAATAAGCACACTGGGAACAAAAAAACATATCGAGTGCAGGTATGCTCTTGGAGATTGGACGTCCGAGCCAGTTCTGTTCCTTCAGGAAGCGCTAATCCAGAAGCTATGCAAAGATTGGACTGAGGATGACAGGGTTTATATTCTCTGCACTCCCGAAGCTCATAAAAACAACTGGGAGGGGCGGAAAGATTTCGGGGAGGGTCTAAAAGGACGCCTCGGTAGTATGGAAATCGCCCCTCAGGTCATTAACGTAACGATACCCGACGGAAAAGAGCCGGATGAAAACAGAGAAATAATTCAGACGATAATGGACATGATTTCAGAGGATTGCAGAATTTTTCTTGATGTGAGCCATTCCACCAGGAGCGTTCCTTTGCTCCAGTTAGTTTCTCTGTATTGCACAAAGGTCGTCGGAAATGCAGAGATAGGGGGCATATACTACGGTCCCTACGATCTGCTGGGCACTCCGGAAAAAATCCGTCAGATTCCTTTAGAAGAGCGCGTTGTTCCCGTGCTGGACCTGACGGAATTGTGGAAAACCCTTGAATTTGCCAGCGGAGTTCTCCTTGCCAGACGAGCCGGTTACGTAGAGGATCTGAAGCTATGGTTAAAAACACAGGAGAACAACGAAGCCTTCCCCGAAAGCCTGAAAAAGTCGTTATTCGCTCTGTGCAATATTCTGGAAAACATTGCCTTAATGAGTTATCCGGACCGACAGGCCTTGGAAAGCATCGAAAATTCCCTGGAGTCTTTTGAGAATAATCGGGGAATTGGGGCATTATACGGACGGATTGTCAGAGATTTTCTGACAAGCTTCAGGAAAGGTACTCCGCCAGAAGGCTTCGGTCTGGCAGAATGGTGTTTGTCCCGGGGCATGGTTCTGCAGGGATGTCTTTACGCCAGAAACAGGGCTCTTAAAACCCTTTCAAGCCTGAATCCCGCCAGATCAACGGAAAAGGATTGGGACTGCTTTCTCACGAAGGTAACAGAACTTCCCGAATTGAGCGATCTGGACTTTTCCGGCCCGCTTACTCCCGCCCACATTGGAGTAGCCGGAGAAGTCATCAAAGAAGGCTTTAAGACCCTTCTGTTTCATCGCGATCGACTACGCAATAACCCGGTAAAAGAAGAACTTGCGCAGATATGGTCAAGGGCTATCAGGAACTTCCAGATGAAGAACATCCCCGAAGACTGTAGAAAATTTCTGGAAGAAAACGAGGCAGCTACAAGACGTCTGGCCCGGAAATATGTGAATCTCATCACCTTGATAAAGGGTATGCTCCAGGATACGGAAAGCCGGAGATCAGAAAAATCACCCGGTGAATTTACCGAACTTTGCCGAAAGGCTATAAGAGAGCTGGAAGAGGCTCTGGAGCACTTTACCAAACCTCTGGATTTGAAGGCTACCACCCGGGATCAACGGACATGTCTTCGGGAGTCAGGACGGTAA
- a CDS encoding type IV pilus twitching motility protein PilT: MARIDAFFELMHKQGASDLHMVSGHPPALRIHGDLERVKYKVLDDNDLRAMLYEITPEEKIKEFEETGDVDFAYEIPGLGRYRANLFMQNRGIGAVFRVIPSEIKTVEELGLPPVIKRLALLPRGLVLVTGPTGSGKSTTLAAIIDEANRHRKDHVITIEDPIEFVHKSKNCLINHREVGTHTRSFATALRAALREDPDIILVGEMRDLETIRLAIEAAATGHLVFSTLHTEYASKTVNRIIEVFPTDEQEHIRQMLADSIRAVVSQTLLKRIDKPGRVPACEILIATHGVRAMIREKKTQHLLSAIQTGKKYGMQTLDDSILEHLQAGRISAQEAYMKCANKEMFRPYLHEPPTDFTEV, from the coding sequence ATGGCAAGGATTGATGCCTTTTTTGAACTGATGCATAAGCAGGGTGCTTCTGACCTTCACATGGTTTCGGGTCATCCACCTGCATTGCGAATACACGGAGACCTTGAAAGAGTGAAGTATAAGGTACTCGACGACAACGATCTTAGGGCAATGCTTTACGAAATAACGCCGGAAGAAAAAATAAAGGAATTCGAAGAAACCGGTGACGTAGATTTCGCCTACGAAATACCGGGACTCGGTCGATACCGTGCCAATCTCTTTATGCAGAACAGGGGAATAGGCGCTGTGTTCAGGGTAATACCCAGTGAAATAAAAACCGTAGAAGAGCTTGGACTTCCACCGGTTATCAAGAGACTTGCCCTTCTTCCCAGAGGGCTTGTACTGGTGACGGGTCCTACAGGAAGTGGAAAATCCACAACCCTTGCGGCCATAATAGATGAAGCCAACAGACATAGAAAGGATCACGTAATTACCATTGAAGACCCCATAGAATTCGTTCACAAGAGCAAAAATTGCCTGATCAACCACAGAGAAGTGGGAACTCATACGAGGAGTTTCGCTACCGCTCTGAGGGCCGCTCTTCGCGAGGACCCGGACATAATCCTTGTGGGAGAGATGCGAGACCTGGAGACCATAAGGCTTGCCATCGAAGCGGCCGCCACGGGGCATCTTGTTTTTTCAACCCTTCATACCGAGTATGCTTCAAAGACCGTGAACCGGATTATCGAGGTTTTCCCTACCGATGAACAGGAACACATCCGCCAGATGCTGGCAGATTCTATCAGGGCCGTCGTGTCTCAGACACTACTGAAAAGGATTGATAAGCCCGGGCGTGTCCCCGCCTGCGAGATCCTGATAGCAACTCACGGTGTTCGTGCAATGATTCGTGAGAAAAAAACCCAGCACCTTCTGTCGGCAATTCAGACGGGGAAAAAATACGGCATGCAAACCCTTGATGACTCCATACTGGAGCATTTACAGGCAGGTCGTATTTCTGCTCAGGAAGCCTATATGAAGTGTGCCAACAAAGAAATGTTCAGACCCTATTTGCACGAACCGCCTACCGACTTTACGGAGGTGTGA
- a CDS encoding radical SAM protein, producing MRPVYIETYERGLLKKKIERALAWMKKCTLCPRMCRVNRAVGERGFCLIGRSAVVASYGPHFGEESPLVGRYGSGTIFFCGCNLMCTFCQNYEISHTADGFTVSPVQLAEIMLELQRNGCHNINFVTPTHVVPQILESLPHAIERGLSVPLVFNCGGYERIPALKLLEGVIDIYMPDFKFWSTDSSARWCQAPDYPRRAREALREMYRQVGDLTIRNGIALRGLLVRHLVMPGCLEETREIMNFLAREISPHTYVNVMDQYRPCGNAYRDPQLRRRITVEEFVKALKYAKDAGITRLDERRTALFWSI from the coding sequence ATGAGACCGGTTTATATAGAAACTTACGAGCGAGGGCTCCTGAAAAAGAAGATTGAAAGAGCCCTCGCGTGGATGAAAAAATGTACCCTCTGTCCCCGGATGTGCAGGGTGAACAGAGCGGTTGGTGAGAGAGGCTTCTGCCTTATAGGGCGTAGCGCCGTCGTGGCAAGCTATGGGCCTCACTTTGGCGAAGAATCGCCTCTGGTAGGTCGTTACGGGTCGGGAACTATTTTCTTCTGCGGCTGCAATCTGATGTGCACTTTTTGCCAGAATTACGAAATAAGCCATACGGCCGATGGGTTCACCGTATCCCCCGTCCAGCTTGCCGAAATAATGCTGGAACTTCAGAGAAACGGCTGTCACAACATCAACTTTGTTACTCCCACTCATGTGGTTCCCCAGATTCTGGAAAGTCTGCCCCATGCCATAGAAAGGGGATTATCGGTACCTCTTGTATTTAACTGCGGAGGATACGAAAGGATTCCGGCGCTGAAGCTTCTTGAAGGTGTAATCGATATATACATGCCGGATTTTAAATTCTGGAGTACCGACAGTAGTGCCAGATGGTGTCAGGCCCCCGATTATCCGAGGCGAGCTCGTGAGGCCTTGCGGGAGATGTACCGTCAGGTTGGAGACCTGACCATCAGAAACGGCATTGCCCTTAGAGGCCTTCTGGTTCGCCACCTTGTAATGCCGGGGTGTCTGGAAGAGACTCGTGAGATCATGAATTTCCTTGCCAGGGAGATCTCGCCTCATACCTATGTTAACGTTATGGATCAGTACCGACCCTGTGGAAATGCTTACAGGGATCCTCAGCTTCGCAGGAGAATTACCGTCGAAGAGTTCGTCAAAGCCCTTAAATACGCAAAAGATGCGGGGATCACCCGCCTTGATGAAAGGAGAACAGCGCTTTTCTGGTCAATCTGA